The stretch of DNA CGGCCCGGTCTACCGCGGGAACAGCATCATAGCTGCCACTGCGGTTCTGCGCGACATTACTCAGCAGAAGTTTTATGAGGAAGAAGCGATTCGCAGACGCGACGAACTCGCCCATGCGTCCCGCCTTTCGACGATCGGTGAAATGGCCGCCATGGTGGCCCATGAACTCAACCAGCCACTGGCCGCGATTGCCAATTTTGTCCGCGGCGCCGTGCATCGCTTGCAGGAACCCAACTTCAAGGTTGATGAAATCATCGATGGTCTAGAAAAGGCCAATCGGCAGGCTCAAAGAGCCGGCGAAATGATCCATGGGATTCGCCGATTCCTCCGCAAGCGCGATTCCCTGCAGATGCCCATTCATCTGCCTCCCCTTGTGCACGAAGCCTGGGGCCTGGCAGAAATTGAAGCCTCCCGCTATCGAATTCAGTTGGAGACCGAGTTCGCTCGGGCACTGCCACTGATTATCGCAGACGATGTCCAGATCGTACAGGTGCTCCTGAATCTCTTTCTCAACGGCATCGATGCTATGAAATCCATTCCACTGCCTGAGCGCAAACTGATTGTTCGAGGGCGCATCGAGAATCGCCAGACTGTTGTTTGTGAAGTGGAAGATCGGGGAACAGGCTTCAGTCCCAAGATTTCCGATACGATGTTCGATGCCTTTATCACAACGAAGGAGGAGGGGCTGGGACTGGGACTCTCCGTCAGCAGAAGCATTGTCGAAGCTCATGGGGGGCGGCTGCGATCTTTCCCTAACCACGAAAAACCGGGAGTCACTTTTCAAATGATTCTTCCCATTCCCGCAGATGATTAGCCACTCCCAAACCGTTTGAAGAAATCAGCAATGAAGACTGTAAATTTCTGAGTGACCGAACCCTGTTGTACATTCTGTATCCTTAGTTGATGCACGATATGAAAGAGATAGAAATCATGTATCAATTCACTTCCTTAACTCAGGAACTGGCCACCATGACTACAGAACAGCCATTGCCACCGACGGTTTACGTGATCGACGATGACGCTGGATTTGCTGAATCTGCCAAGTTTCTGATTGAGTCGATCCATCGCCCGGTGGTGAACTTCTCTTCGGCTGATGAATTTCTAGCGCAGTTCAACCCCAGGCATACCGGCTGCATTATCTGCGATGTGCGCATGCCAGGCATGAGCGGACTCGAGCTTCAGGAAGTACTGCGTGAACGCAATTGTCTGATGCCGATCATCATTGTCTCTGCCTTTGGAGATGTTCCGATTGCAGTCCGGGCGATGAAAGCCGGTGCGATCCATGTTCTCAAGAAACCCTTTGACGACAATGATTTTCTGGAACTCATTCAGAAGGCTCTGGCTGAAGATGCCAGACGACGCGAAGAATTCCGGACACAGCAGGTGGTTCTGGATCGATATGATCGTCTGACTGATCGGGAACGGGAGGTTTTCGAGGAAGTCATCGAAGGTCTTTCAAGCAAAGAAATTGGCCAGCGGCTTTCAGTGAGCTTCAAAACCGTCGAGGCCCATCGAGCGAAAATCATGAAGAAAATGGAAGCAGACAGTATTCCGCAACTGCTCCGCATGTGGTTCACCATCCAGCAATGCCGGCCGACGAAAACCATTCTCCCACCGCAGGGATAAACGCCACCCTTATAACGATGAAGAATTGCACTCCAGGTTTGGACGATCCTTTGAACAACTGACATCAATCATAGAATCCAGTTCAAGAGAATCTGTCTGAATGGGCCAACAAGCATGCATTTGCTGTTCGATCTCGATGGTACGCTCACAGATCCATTTGAAGGGATCACAAACTGTATTCGCCATGCTTTGGAACAGCACGGTTTTGAAGCGCCTCCTGCGCACGATTTGAAGTGGTGCATCGGCCCACCACTTCGATCGAGCTTCCAACAGTTAACCAGGAGTAACAACCCGGATCTGCTGGACGATTGCCTCAAGTCTTACCGCGAACGATTCACCACATCAGGGCTTTATGAGAACCGGCTTGTCGATGGGATTGTCGAAGTTCTTGAGGGGCTCGATCGCCAGAAATACAAGCTCTGGGTCGCCACCTCAAAACCGGCTGTCTATGCACGCCGGATTGTCGCCCACTTCGGACTGGATCAGTATTTTCTCAATGTCTACGGGAGCGAACTCGATGGGACCCGCACCCACAAAGTCGAACTGCTGAGTCATCTTCTCATGAAAGAACAACTGTCTCCCACAGAGACCCTGATGATTGGCGATCGGGAACATGATATCTATGGTGCCAGAAGCAACCATCTTGCCGCCATTGGCGTCCTGTGGGGATACGGCTCTCACGAAGAGCTGACTCAGGCCGGTGCTCATGCCGTCGTTGACACACCTGGCGAACTCAGTCTGCTGTTAAACAACT from Planctopirus ephydatiae encodes:
- a CDS encoding response regulator transcription factor codes for the protein MYQFTSLTQELATMTTEQPLPPTVYVIDDDAGFAESAKFLIESIHRPVVNFSSADEFLAQFNPRHTGCIICDVRMPGMSGLELQEVLRERNCLMPIIIVSAFGDVPIAVRAMKAGAIHVLKKPFDDNDFLELIQKALAEDARRREEFRTQQVVLDRYDRLTDREREVFEEVIEGLSSKEIGQRLSVSFKTVEAHRAKIMKKMEADSIPQLLRMWFTIQQCRPTKTILPPQG
- a CDS encoding HAD hydrolase-like protein, with translation MHLLFDLDGTLTDPFEGITNCIRHALEQHGFEAPPAHDLKWCIGPPLRSSFQQLTRSNNPDLLDDCLKSYRERFTTSGLYENRLVDGIVEVLEGLDRQKYKLWVATSKPAVYARRIVAHFGLDQYFLNVYGSELDGTRTHKVELLSHLLMKEQLSPTETLMIGDREHDIYGARSNHLAAIGVLWGYGSHEELTQAGAHAVVDTPGELSLLLNNWTFHQPVTPSETARRSHQVELSQ